From the Bacillota bacterium genome, one window contains:
- a CDS encoding histidinol-phosphatase HisJ family protein: MKEKRAGDATLKWGVDCHVHSSCSWDGSDPVEDYCRQAVGAGLHGIIFTDHVELDPEGKGYRRYDYDQARARVEEARVKHPELRLGLGVEVTYLPSLEGEIRSFLRGREFDMVIGSLHQVQGVDCSDPRQAARVWSGELDPRALLDAYFTGLRAAVESGLFDVLGHPDVFLRLGVEHWRHVAEEISHRMGEVLSLVVQAPLAIEVNTSGLRHGVGHPHPGPDTVAAYRSRGGTLITMGSDAHRVSQLAWGFPEVAGQLWNLGFRQVYFYEGRRPVALPLPRPREQPGAPPGGDSP, from the coding sequence TCTTGGGACGGCAGCGATCCCGTGGAGGATTACTGCCGGCAGGCGGTAGGGGCGGGACTGCATGGGATCATCTTCACCGACCACGTGGAGCTGGACCCGGAAGGAAAAGGCTACCGCCGGTACGACTATGATCAGGCCCGGGCGCGTGTGGAAGAGGCCAGAGTGAAACATCCCGAGCTGAGGCTGGGCCTGGGTGTGGAGGTGACATACCTGCCCTCCCTGGAGGGGGAAATCCGCAGCTTCTTGCGGGGGCGGGAATTCGATATGGTGATCGGGTCGTTGCATCAGGTGCAGGGGGTCGACTGTTCCGATCCGAGGCAGGCGGCCAGGGTCTGGAGCGGTGAGCTGGACCCCCGAGCCCTCCTGGATGCGTATTTCACCGGGCTGCGCGCTGCGGTGGAAAGCGGCCTCTTCGACGTGCTGGGGCACCCGGACGTTTTCCTGCGCCTGGGAGTCGAGCACTGGCGGCATGTGGCAGAGGAGATCTCGCACCGGATGGGGGAAGTCCTCAGCCTGGTGGTGCAGGCACCCCTGGCCATAGAAGTGAACACTTCCGGTCTCAGGCACGGGGTCGGACATCCGCATCCCGGACCGGATACCGTGGCTGCCTACCGCAGTCGGGGAGGCACCCTCATCACCATGGGATCCGACGCCCACCGGGTGTCTCAACTGGCATGGGGTTTCCCCGAGGTGGCGGGCCAGTTGTGGAACCTGGGGTTTCGCCAGGTGTACTTCTATGAGGGCAGGCGACCGGTGGCCCTGCCTCTTCCCCGTCCGCGGGAGCAGCCGGGGGCTCCTCCTGGCGGAGATTCGCCCTGA
- a CDS encoding acyl-CoA dehydrogenase family protein, whose protein sequence is MEYFLTEEQAMIKDLARRVARERILPVAAELDEKEEFPREILEWLGETDLLGVGIPEEYGGLGGGVLETCLAVEEISWACPGVATSYAANWLGIMPILLAGTEEQKQKFVRPVAEGKKMAAFCLTEAEAGSDAGAIRTTARREGDTYVLEGTKQWITNGGEADIYTVIALTAPEKGARGASCFVVEKGTPGLGFGRKEKKMGIRASATREVVFTGCRIPASQLVGREGQGFPIAMRTLDRARPGVGAQAVGLAQGALDRAIAYARQRVQFGKPIITFQAIGHMLADMATQVEAARALVYATARTIDAGARDFAKESAMAKLFASDVAMRVAIDAVQIFGGYGYMRDYPVEKLMRDAKITQIYEGTNQIQRNVIAQELLRESARKGG, encoded by the coding sequence ATGGAGTACTTCCTGACTGAGGAGCAGGCGATGATCAAAGATCTCGCCCGGCGGGTGGCCCGGGAGCGGATCTTACCGGTGGCGGCGGAGCTGGACGAAAAAGAAGAATTCCCCCGCGAGATCCTGGAATGGCTGGGGGAAACCGACCTGCTGGGGGTGGGTATCCCGGAGGAATACGGTGGCTTGGGAGGGGGGGTGCTGGAGACCTGCCTGGCCGTGGAGGAGATATCCTGGGCCTGCCCGGGGGTGGCCACCTCTTACGCGGCCAACTGGCTGGGTATCATGCCCATCCTGCTGGCCGGTACCGAGGAGCAGAAGCAGAAGTTCGTACGCCCGGTGGCGGAGGGCAAGAAGATGGCTGCCTTCTGCCTGACGGAGGCCGAGGCCGGCTCCGACGCGGGTGCCATACGCACCACGGCCCGCCGCGAGGGTGACACATACGTGCTGGAAGGCACCAAGCAGTGGATCACCAACGGGGGTGAGGCGGACATCTATACCGTGATCGCCCTCACGGCTCCCGAGAAAGGGGCGCGGGGGGCCAGTTGTTTCGTGGTGGAGAAGGGAACGCCCGGGCTGGGATTCGGGCGGAAGGAAAAGAAGATGGGCATCCGGGCATCGGCCACCCGGGAGGTGGTATTCACCGGGTGCCGCATTCCGGCGAGCCAACTGGTAGGTCGGGAAGGGCAGGGGTTCCCTATCGCCATGCGCACTCTGGACCGGGCCCGGCCCGGGGTGGGGGCGCAGGCGGTGGGCCTGGCCCAGGGGGCCCTCGATCGGGCCATCGCCTACGCCCGCCAGCGGGTGCAGTTCGGCAAGCCCATCATCACCTTCCAGGCGATCGGGCATATGCTGGCGGACATGGCCACGCAGGTGGAAGCCGCGCGTGCCCTGGTGTACGCAACCGCCCGCACCATCGATGCGGGGGCCCGGGATTTCGCCAAGGAATCGGCCATGGCCAAGTTGTTTGCTTCCGACGTGGCCATGCGGGTGGCGATCGACGCGGTGCAGATCTTCGGCGGTTACGGTTACATGCGGGACTATCCGGTGGAAAAGCTCATGCGGGATGCCAAGATCACCCAGATCTACGAGGGGACCAATCAGATCCAGCGCAATGTGATCGCCCAGGAACTGTTGCGGGAAAGTGCACGCAAAGGTGGTTGA
- a CDS encoding glycosyl hydrolase family 18 protein yields MDVRMRQWLLVALIVGMLVGSPPVLAARLLAQGAAGPDVVRLQQQLQQAGFDPGPADGVFGPRTAAAVRAFQRARGLMVDGIVGPLTWVALEEGTRKGPVVVGYFYGPGAGESLWSYGQHLTAVADFAFRLSPYGYVSGEPSPDVLAFCRQTGARGWMVVTNESSVGFDPRLAHQLLSSTQARQRAANSLKGLCLKHGYAGVILDLENVVPEDRSALTAFVGEVARVLHMSGKRVALALPPKTGDDTPSWNAAYDYRALSRLVDYIAPMAYDYHWAGSFPGAVAPLDWVREVASYAARVAGPERVWLGLAAYGYEWVAGTSRGVAVTASRARAVAFESGVTHRWDDRAQAPYYEYVRAGSRRIVYYENEYSLAPKLDLVKELGLGGITIWRLGTEVPEIWPLISERLR; encoded by the coding sequence ATGGACGTGCGCATGCGGCAATGGTTGCTGGTGGCACTGATTGTAGGGATGCTGGTGGGGTCGCCCCCCGTTCTGGCTGCACGCCTGCTGGCTCAGGGAGCGGCGGGCCCGGACGTGGTCCGGTTGCAGCAGCAATTGCAGCAGGCGGGGTTCGACCCCGGCCCGGCGGACGGCGTATTCGGGCCCCGCACCGCCGCGGCCGTGAGGGCTTTCCAGCGCGCGCGGGGGCTGATGGTGGACGGGATCGTGGGCCCGCTCACATGGGTGGCGCTGGAGGAGGGGACGCGGAAAGGCCCCGTGGTGGTGGGATATTTCTACGGGCCCGGTGCGGGGGAGTCTCTGTGGTCTTACGGCCAGCACCTGACGGCGGTGGCCGATTTCGCTTTCCGCCTCAGTCCTTACGGGTACGTGTCCGGTGAGCCCAGCCCCGATGTGCTGGCGTTCTGCCGGCAAACGGGAGCCCGGGGCTGGATGGTGGTGACCAACGAGAGTTCCGTTGGGTTCGATCCCCGCCTGGCCCACCAGCTGCTTTCCTCTACGCAGGCCCGCCAGCGGGCGGCGAACTCGCTGAAGGGTCTCTGCCTGAAGCATGGCTACGCAGGTGTGATCCTGGATCTGGAGAACGTGGTCCCCGAAGACCGGTCGGCTCTCACCGCTTTCGTGGGCGAGGTGGCACGGGTATTACATATGTCGGGGAAGCGCGTGGCCCTGGCCCTTCCCCCCAAGACGGGGGACGACACTCCTTCCTGGAACGCCGCCTATGACTACCGGGCGCTGTCCCGCCTGGTCGATTACATTGCTCCCATGGCCTATGACTACCACTGGGCGGGGAGCTTTCCGGGAGCGGTGGCCCCGCTGGACTGGGTGCGCGAGGTGGCCTCGTACGCTGCCCGCGTTGCCGGTCCGGAAAGGGTGTGGCTGGGTTTGGCTGCGTATGGATACGAGTGGGTGGCGGGTACCAGCCGGGGGGTGGCCGTCACTGCCTCCCGGGCGCGGGCGGTGGCCTTCGAGAGCGGGGTGACCCACCGCTGGGACGACCGGGCGCAGGCGCCATACTATGAATACGTGCGTGCCGGGTCAAGGCGGATAGTATACTACGAGAACGAGTACTCCTTGGCCCCCAAACTCGATCTGGTGAAGGAGCTGGGGCTGGGCGGTATCACCATCTGGAGGCTGGGTACGGAGGTGCCCGAGATCTGGCCTCTCATCAGCGAGCGGCTGCGCTGA
- a CDS encoding FAD-binding protein, with protein MGPEGFVNLIEVLADRCTGCESCLGVCPTGAISMREGTAYIGEGCNLCRACLSVCPVEAIVVHEPERGEAAEGQGVWVFVEHRRGRVAPVVYELLGQARQLAGRLGAAVSAVLVGEGVAPLAGELVARGADQVLVVEDPALSDLREEPVAAALADLVWERKPEIFLFGATALGRSLAPRLAARLGTGLTADCTGLDIDPERRLLVQTRPAFGGNLMAVVICPRHRPQMATARPRVFRPLAPDPGRRGEIVSFPVDGSRLLCRTRLLEYAEEVTETVKLEDADIIVAGGRGLGGPESFSLLFELARLLGGAVGASRAAVDAGWIPYYHQVGQTGKTVAPKVYIAVGISGAIQHLAGMSSADVIVAINKNPQAPIFKVANYGIVGDLFAVIPALIEVIRKKRQ; from the coding sequence TTGGGTCCAGAGGGATTTGTCAATCTGATTGAGGTACTGGCCGACCGGTGCACCGGCTGCGAATCGTGCCTGGGCGTGTGTCCCACCGGTGCCATCAGCATGCGGGAAGGGACTGCTTACATTGGTGAAGGGTGCAACCTGTGTCGGGCCTGTCTCTCCGTGTGTCCGGTTGAGGCCATCGTCGTGCACGAGCCCGAGCGGGGCGAGGCTGCGGAGGGTCAGGGGGTGTGGGTGTTTGTGGAGCATCGTCGGGGCCGGGTGGCCCCGGTGGTGTACGAGTTGCTGGGGCAGGCGCGCCAGCTGGCTGGGCGGTTGGGTGCGGCGGTGAGTGCTGTGCTGGTGGGGGAGGGGGTTGCTCCCCTGGCGGGGGAGCTGGTTGCCCGTGGGGCTGACCAGGTGCTGGTGGTGGAGGATCCTGCCCTTTCTGATCTGCGGGAGGAGCCGGTGGCTGCTGCCCTGGCGGATCTGGTGTGGGAACGCAAACCGGAGATCTTTCTTTTCGGGGCCACGGCTCTGGGGCGGTCCCTGGCGCCCCGGCTGGCGGCCAGGCTGGGCACGGGGTTGACGGCGGACTGCACGGGGCTGGATATCGATCCCGAGCGCCGGCTGCTGGTGCAGACCCGGCCGGCGTTTGGTGGTAATCTCATGGCCGTGGTGATCTGCCCGCGCCACCGGCCCCAGATGGCCACTGCCCGTCCGCGGGTGTTCCGTCCCCTGGCTCCCGACCCGGGCCGGCGGGGGGAGATTGTCTCTTTCCCGGTGGACGGGTCGCGGCTTCTTTGCCGCACGCGGTTGCTGGAATATGCCGAAGAGGTTACCGAGACCGTAAAGCTGGAGGATGCGGACATCATCGTGGCGGGAGGGCGGGGCCTGGGAGGTCCCGAGAGTTTTTCGCTCCTGTTCGAGCTGGCGCGCCTGCTGGGGGGAGCGGTGGGTGCCTCGCGGGCGGCGGTGGACGCGGGCTGGATTCCCTACTACCACCAGGTGGGGCAGACGGGGAAGACGGTGGCGCCCAAGGTGTACATTGCGGTAGGGATTTCGGGGGCCATCCAGCACCTGGCGGGCATGAGTTCCGCCGACGTGATCGTGGCCATCAACAAGAACCCCCAGGCTCCCATTTTCAAGGTGGCCAACTACGGCATCGTGGGTGATCTGTTCGCGGTCATCCCCGCTCTCATCGAGGTGATCAGGAAGAAGAGGCAGTGA
- a CDS encoding YifB family Mg chelatase-like AAA ATPase, which translates to MLGRTWGCTLTGLDAVPVRVECDVGPGLPGVQVVGLAGTSVKEATARVRSAVRNSGLDFPLRRITVNLAPADVHKASPGLDLPVATAILAASGQLGKRDLDSWFLAGELGLDGQVRAVAGILPMAILAARQGKGLVVPAAGARQAAAVEGLQVRTLNRLSDLVAWSRGERELPAPTLRPPEPVTVDGPDLADVRGHELPKRALLCAAAGGHHLVLVGPPGAGKTMLASCLPRLLPFLSGEESLEVSRIWSVAGLLAGDDGLVRQRPWRAPHPHLGRAAMVGGGNHPVRPGEVSLAHLGVLFLDEMNRFAGPVLESLRGPLEEGRVTLGRLGEGVTYPARFMLVAAMNPCHCGRLGDPDHPCTCTGHQVRQYWDRLSGPLLDRIDIQVEVRRMPWEEWMDAPGGPPSDQARALVVQARERQVHRLRRVGKKLNAEMGSREVNAFCRLSPEAERLLGEGFARLGLSGRGYYRLLKVARTLADLDGQARVGVEHVGQALQFRCVHFLRPGSRVGEAGGDSEIERR; encoded by the coding sequence GTGCTGGGCAGGACTTGGGGGTGTACGCTCACCGGCCTGGATGCAGTGCCGGTGCGGGTGGAGTGCGACGTGGGGCCGGGCCTGCCCGGCGTGCAGGTGGTGGGTCTGGCCGGGACCTCGGTGAAAGAAGCTACGGCGCGGGTGCGTTCGGCGGTGCGCAACTCCGGGCTGGATTTCCCCTTGCGCCGGATAACCGTGAATCTGGCTCCCGCCGACGTGCACAAGGCCTCGCCCGGGCTGGACCTGCCCGTGGCGACTGCCATCCTGGCCGCCTCCGGGCAACTGGGCAAGCGCGACCTGGATTCCTGGTTCCTGGCGGGGGAACTGGGACTGGACGGTCAGGTGCGGGCCGTGGCCGGTATCCTCCCCATGGCTATCCTGGCCGCCCGCCAGGGCAAGGGACTGGTGGTGCCGGCGGCGGGAGCCCGGCAGGCGGCGGCGGTGGAGGGCCTGCAGGTGCGCACCCTGAACCGCTTGTCCGACCTGGTGGCCTGGTCGCGGGGAGAAAGGGAGCTTCCCGCTCCTACCCTGCGTCCCCCAGAACCGGTGACCGTAGATGGTCCCGACCTGGCCGACGTGCGCGGGCACGAACTGCCCAAGCGGGCGTTGCTGTGCGCCGCCGCCGGTGGGCACCATCTGGTCCTGGTGGGACCGCCGGGCGCGGGCAAGACCATGCTGGCCTCCTGTTTGCCGCGTTTGTTGCCATTCCTCTCGGGAGAAGAGTCCCTGGAAGTGAGCCGGATCTGGAGCGTGGCTGGCCTCCTCGCGGGAGACGACGGGCTCGTGCGGCAGCGACCCTGGCGGGCCCCCCATCCCCATCTGGGGCGGGCAGCCATGGTGGGCGGAGGTAACCATCCGGTGAGGCCGGGCGAGGTGAGCCTGGCTCACCTGGGGGTACTGTTCCTGGACGAGATGAACCGCTTTGCAGGGCCGGTGCTGGAATCCCTGCGTGGCCCCCTGGAGGAGGGCCGGGTGACCCTGGGGCGACTGGGGGAGGGGGTAACCTACCCGGCCCGCTTCATGCTGGTGGCGGCCATGAACCCGTGCCACTGCGGGCGGTTGGGCGATCCCGATCACCCGTGCACCTGCACGGGCCACCAGGTTCGTCAGTACTGGGACCGGTTGTCCGGCCCCCTCCTCGACCGCATCGACATCCAGGTCGAGGTGCGCCGCATGCCCTGGGAGGAGTGGATGGACGCGCCGGGCGGGCCCCCGTCGGACCAGGCCCGCGCCCTGGTCGTCCAAGCCCGGGAACGGCAGGTCCACCGCTTGCGGCGGGTGGGGAAAAAACTCAATGCGGAGATGGGCTCTCGCGAGGTGAATGCCTTTTGCCGGCTTTCCCCGGAGGCGGAAAGGTTGCTGGGGGAGGGATTTGCCCGGCTGGGGCTCAGCGGCCGCGGTTACTACCGCCTCCTCAAGGTGGCGCGTACTCTGGCCGACCTGGACGGTCAGGCCCGGGTGGGGGTGGAGCACGTGGGACAGGCCCTTCAGTTCCGGTGCGTGCATTTTCTGCGTCCCGGCTCCCGGGTAGGGGAAGCGGGAGGGGACAGCGAAATTGAACGGCGGTAA
- the glyA gene encoding serine hydroxymethyltransferase: MNRYSAEGLRQVDPEVAQALAHELHRQQEGLELIASENYAPPEVMWAQGSVLTNKYAEGLPGARYYGGCEYVDVVESLARERAKRLFEAEHANVQPHAGAQANSAVYFAVLRPGDVVMGMDLAHGGHLTHGHPLNISGKYYRFVPYGVRRDTETIDYDQVAQLAREHRPRLIVAGASAYPRFIDFARIAQIGEDVGAMVMVDMAHIAGLVAAGVHPSPVPHADFVTTTTHKTLRGPRGGLILCRARYAEEIDRAVFPGIQGGPLMHVIAAKAVALKMAMGEEFRRYQEQVVKNARVLAEELMREGFRLVSGGTDNHLMLVDVSVRGLTGKKAEQMLGEAGITVNKNTIPFDTRGAKVASGIRVGTPAVTTRGMKEGEMRLIARLMGDVLLRGVPAQRVLAEVKELCAAFPLYPGFPV; this comes from the coding sequence ATGAACCGGTACAGCGCAGAAGGCTTGCGGCAGGTAGATCCGGAAGTCGCACAGGCTCTGGCCCACGAGTTGCACCGACAGCAGGAGGGCCTGGAACTGATCGCGTCGGAAAACTACGCTCCGCCCGAGGTCATGTGGGCACAAGGATCGGTGCTCACTAACAAATATGCGGAAGGCCTGCCCGGGGCGCGCTACTACGGCGGCTGCGAATACGTGGACGTGGTGGAGAGCCTCGCCCGCGAGCGGGCTAAGAGGCTGTTCGAGGCCGAGCACGCCAACGTGCAGCCCCACGCCGGGGCGCAGGCCAACAGTGCGGTTTACTTCGCCGTGCTCCGGCCCGGTGACGTGGTCATGGGCATGGACCTTGCCCACGGGGGCCACCTCACCCACGGGCACCCCCTGAACATATCGGGGAAGTACTACCGGTTCGTCCCTTACGGCGTGCGCCGGGATACCGAAACTATCGACTACGATCAGGTGGCGCAACTGGCCCGGGAACACCGGCCCCGCCTGATCGTGGCGGGAGCGAGTGCCTATCCCCGCTTCATCGATTTTGCCCGTATCGCCCAGATAGGGGAGGACGTGGGCGCCATGGTGATGGTGGACATGGCCCACATCGCCGGTCTGGTTGCCGCCGGGGTGCATCCCAGTCCCGTCCCCCACGCCGACTTCGTGACCACCACCACCCACAAGACCCTGCGGGGTCCCCGCGGTGGCCTCATTCTGTGCCGTGCCCGGTACGCCGAGGAAATCGACCGGGCGGTGTTCCCCGGCATCCAGGGAGGCCCGCTCATGCACGTCATTGCTGCCAAAGCGGTGGCCCTCAAGATGGCGATGGGGGAGGAGTTCCGGCGTTACCAGGAGCAGGTGGTCAAGAACGCCCGCGTGCTGGCCGAGGAACTCATGCGCGAGGGGTTCCGGCTGGTGTCGGGCGGCACCGACAATCACCTCATGCTGGTGGATGTGAGCGTGCGCGGCCTCACCGGCAAGAAGGCAGAGCAGATGCTGGGTGAGGCGGGCATCACCGTTAACAAGAACACCATCCCCTTCGACACCAGGGGGGCCAAGGTGGCCAGCGGTATCCGGGTGGGTACGCCGGCGGTGACCACCCGGGGCATGAAGGAAGGGGAAATGCGCCTGATCGCGCGCCTGATGGGGGACGTGCTGTTGCGGGGAGTTCCTGCCCAGCGGGTGCTAGCTGAGGTGAAGGAACTGTGTGCGGCCTTCCCCCTCTACCCCGGCTTCCCCGTGTGA
- the selA gene encoding L-seryl-tRNA(Sec) selenium transferase, translated as MGEDARRLIPGVGVLLGDPAVKELARGYPQALVSWVLGELAARLRHELERGRTVSDPTGWIRERLPAALRAARFPLRRVYNATGVVLHTNLGRAPLARRAVEAVAALAGKYSNLEFDLEAGQRGSRYVHAVGLLRLLTGAEDALVVNNNAAAVLLCLAALARDRQVVVSRGELVEIGGGFRIPEVMAESGAHLVEVGTTNRTRLEDYERAIGPETALLLKVHRSNFRMEGFTAEVTWPELVQLGRSRGIPVMFDLGSGCLFDLAAAGVGDEPLVSRVVAQGGDLITFSGDKLLGGPQAGIIVGRAEIVSRLRRHPLLRALRVDKMTLAALSATLALYLEADPPAHIPVLASLVVSAPELRARAERLRRLLSRRLTPGTGVNIGVVPARSTPGGGSLPGVELPSYAVAIRAPGGAEHLAARLRGAPVPVLARVQGEQVLLDVRTLLDGELPEVADQVAAVLNAEVAEDGVLPD; from the coding sequence GTGGGAGAGGACGCCCGACGCCTGATCCCCGGAGTGGGAGTATTGCTCGGGGATCCTGCCGTGAAGGAACTGGCCCGGGGGTACCCGCAGGCCCTGGTTTCCTGGGTGCTGGGGGAACTGGCAGCCAGATTGCGCCACGAACTTGAGCGGGGGCGTACCGTTTCCGACCCCACGGGGTGGATCAGGGAGCGTTTGCCTGCTGCTTTGCGGGCCGCTCGCTTCCCGCTTCGCCGCGTTTACAACGCCACCGGGGTGGTGCTGCACACCAACCTGGGGCGGGCGCCCCTTGCTCGCCGTGCGGTGGAGGCGGTAGCGGCCCTGGCAGGGAAGTATTCCAACCTGGAATTCGACCTGGAAGCGGGACAGCGGGGGTCACGCTACGTGCATGCGGTGGGGTTGCTACGCCTCCTCACCGGGGCAGAGGACGCCCTGGTGGTCAACAACAATGCGGCGGCCGTGCTCCTGTGCCTGGCCGCCCTGGCGCGCGACCGCCAGGTGGTGGTATCCCGCGGTGAACTGGTGGAGATCGGGGGCGGCTTCCGCATCCCCGAGGTGATGGCCGAAAGCGGCGCCCACCTGGTGGAGGTGGGGACCACCAACCGCACCCGCCTGGAGGATTACGAGCGGGCGATTGGACCGGAAACCGCCCTTTTGCTCAAGGTACACCGCAGCAACTTCCGCATGGAGGGTTTCACCGCCGAGGTTACCTGGCCGGAACTGGTGCAACTGGGCCGATCCCGTGGCATCCCCGTCATGTTCGACCTGGGGTCGGGTTGCCTCTTCGACCTGGCTGCGGCCGGCGTGGGTGACGAGCCTTTGGTATCGCGGGTGGTGGCTCAGGGAGGAGACCTGATCACCTTCAGCGGAGATAAGTTGCTGGGAGGCCCCCAGGCCGGCATCATCGTGGGTCGGGCCGAAATCGTCTCCCGCCTGCGTCGCCACCCCTTGCTCCGGGCGCTGCGGGTGGACAAGATGACGCTGGCCGCCCTCTCTGCCACGCTTGCCCTCTACCTGGAAGCCGATCCCCCCGCACACATCCCCGTGCTCGCCAGCCTTGTGGTGAGCGCTCCCGAGTTGCGGGCGCGGGCCGAGCGGTTGCGCCGGCTCCTCAGCCGTCGGCTCACTCCGGGCACCGGGGTCAACATCGGTGTTGTGCCCGCACGCTCGACACCCGGAGGGGGATCGCTGCCCGGCGTCGAATTGCCCAGTTATGCCGTCGCTATCCGCGCCCCGGGGGGTGCCGAGCATCTGGCAGCGCGGCTGCGAGGGGCACCCGTTCCCGTGCTGGCCCGCGTGCAGGGAGAGCAGGTGCTGCTGGATGTGCGGACCCTTCTTGACGGCGAACTGCCCGAGGTGGCGGACCAGGTAGCGGCGGTGCTGAATGCGGAGGTGGCGGAGGATGGAGTACTTCCTGACTGA
- a CDS encoding electron transfer flavoprotein subunit beta/FixA family protein, protein MKIIVLIKQVPESTEVRINPETNTLIREGVKGIINPFDTYALEEGVLIRERLGGQVVVVSMGPPQAREALQDAIAVGADEAVLLSDRAFAGADTLATSRALAGAIRKLEPYDLIICGKQAIDGDTAQVGPEVAELLGIPHVTYVRKIRELEPGRAVVERMVEGAVETVEMSLPGLITVVKDINQPRIPSLKGIMKARRATIPVWTPADVGLSEEEVGLRGSPTMVEKIFVPQVERRGELLEGSPEEVAEVLLSRLQSAGVL, encoded by the coding sequence ATGAAGATCATCGTTCTCATCAAGCAGGTTCCCGAGAGCACGGAGGTGCGCATCAACCCGGAGACCAACACGCTGATCAGGGAAGGGGTCAAGGGCATCATCAACCCGTTCGACACCTACGCCCTTGAGGAAGGGGTGCTGATCAGGGAGCGCCTGGGGGGGCAGGTGGTGGTGGTGAGCATGGGTCCGCCGCAGGCGCGGGAGGCTCTGCAGGATGCCATTGCGGTGGGGGCGGATGAGGCCGTCCTCCTTTCCGACCGTGCTTTTGCGGGGGCGGACACCCTGGCCACCTCGCGGGCGCTGGCGGGGGCCATCCGCAAGCTGGAGCCTTACGACCTCATCATCTGCGGCAAGCAGGCCATCGACGGGGATACCGCCCAGGTGGGTCCGGAGGTGGCGGAGCTGCTGGGCATACCGCACGTGACTTACGTGCGCAAGATCAGGGAACTGGAACCCGGTCGGGCTGTGGTGGAGCGCATGGTGGAGGGAGCTGTGGAGACGGTGGAGATGTCGTTGCCGGGCCTGATCACGGTGGTGAAGGACATCAACCAGCCCCGCATTCCTTCCCTGAAGGGGATCATGAAGGCGCGGCGGGCCACCATCCCGGTGTGGACTCCTGCCGACGTGGGCCTTTCGGAGGAGGAGGTGGGGCTGCGCGGTTCTCCCACGATGGTGGAGAAGATATTCGTGCCCCAGGTGGAGCGGCGGGGTGAGTTGCTGGAGGGTTCCCCTGAAGAAGTGGCAGAGGTGCTGCTTTCGCGGCTGCAATCGGCGGGTGTACTTTAG
- a CDS encoding HD-GYP domain-containing protein — protein sequence MRQVMLGEGVVGATLAKSIYAPDGRLLVNAGVVLTPSLVEALRARGYGWVVVQDGLLDDVIIDDALCEETRAMAASAVAGMFERTVPGKKGRGERIIAAVERMLDELWSQPEVVFSISAIRCHEGYLFWHSVDVATVSLLVAMASGYDRVKMRELGVGALLHDIGMVKVPVEILRAPRSLTNQEFERVKLHTTLGYRIITENKEFSYIAAHAALEHHERLDGSGYPRGLRGDKILDIGRIVGVADVFCAMTEDRPHRKRVHPHEAIRYLRASAARFDQRFVRRLALRMASYPNGTFVRLSTGDFGVVVRQDKRDGERPVVRLLADGRNRPVEPVEIALADMPEVQVSLVADTVPEELERVLELRLLGQRGVSGTPNRVDGGD from the coding sequence GTGAGGCAGGTCATGCTTGGAGAGGGTGTGGTCGGGGCCACGCTGGCGAAAAGTATTTATGCGCCGGACGGCAGATTACTGGTGAACGCTGGTGTGGTCCTAACCCCCAGCTTGGTCGAGGCTTTACGTGCGCGGGGGTACGGGTGGGTAGTAGTCCAGGATGGTCTCCTTGACGATGTGATAATAGACGACGCTTTGTGCGAAGAGACTCGTGCGATGGCGGCGTCTGCCGTGGCGGGCATGTTCGAAAGGACCGTGCCCGGCAAGAAAGGCCGGGGTGAGAGGATAATCGCTGCCGTTGAACGCATGTTGGATGAGCTGTGGTCGCAACCCGAGGTGGTGTTTTCGATTTCGGCCATACGGTGCCATGAGGGTTACCTGTTTTGGCACTCAGTGGACGTCGCCACTGTGTCCCTGCTGGTGGCAATGGCTTCCGGGTACGACAGGGTAAAGATGCGGGAGTTGGGTGTGGGCGCCTTGTTGCACGACATCGGCATGGTTAAGGTGCCCGTGGAGATCTTGAGAGCGCCGCGTTCGTTGACGAACCAGGAGTTCGAGCGCGTGAAGCTCCACACCACGTTGGGTTACCGGATAATCACTGAGAACAAGGAATTCAGCTATATTGCGGCTCATGCTGCTCTTGAGCATCACGAGAGGCTTGACGGTAGCGGCTACCCCCGTGGCTTACGGGGCGATAAGATTCTGGACATCGGGAGGATAGTGGGCGTGGCAGACGTATTCTGCGCCATGACGGAAGACCGCCCGCACCGCAAAAGGGTTCATCCCCACGAGGCCATCCGGTACTTGAGGGCTTCCGCTGCTAGGTTCGACCAGCGGTTTGTCCGGCGGCTTGCCTTGAGAATGGCCTCTTATCCGAATGGCACATTCGTGCGCCTGAGCACGGGTGATTTTGGCGTCGTGGTGCGTCAGGATAAGCGTGACGGTGAGCGGCCAGTCGTCCGGCTTCTCGCTGACGGCAGAAATAGACCGGTAGAGCCGGTCGAGATCGCATTGGCGGACATGCCGGAGGTACAGGTGAGCCTTGTGGCGGATACGGTTCCGGAGGAGCTTGAACGCGTCCTGGAACTCCGCCTGCTCGGGCAACGAGGCGTGTCTGGGACGCCGAACAGGGTGGACGGTGGTGATTAG